From the Phyllostomus discolor isolate MPI-MPIP mPhyDis1 chromosome 7, mPhyDis1.pri.v3, whole genome shotgun sequence genome, one window contains:
- the ZNF572 gene encoding zinc finger protein 572, with protein sequence MEQEQKPLVSDLNGFTERGSLKNSFTGDESKNNLETVQHNNLKADKERASECSKTDGPQNFKQEDTKEIPLTLSQGDKTWCDSFYESDCKSENRENSTGKEEEKPSDPGEHANASDQQNSSFKDKRHKCFECWKSFNNSSHLRAHQRTHSGEKPYKCFECGKCFSNSSHLIQHLRTHTGEKPYQCGECGKNFSNTSHLVIHERTHTGEKPYKCPECEKSFSSSSHLIQHYRIHTGEKPYECPVCGKCFSHSYVLIEHQRTHTGEKPYKCSDCGKGFSQSSSVIRHQRTHTGEKPYRCSECGKSFGCNSTLIKHQRVHTEVCSESIQPCNTTNRDIY encoded by the exons ATGGAGCAAGAGCAGAAACCGCTGGTCTCAGACTTGAATGGCTTCACAGAGAGGGGGAGTTTGAAAAACTCTTTCACAG gAGATGAAAGTAAGAATAATTTAGAAACTGTTCAACACAACAACCTTAAGGCAGATAAAGAGAGAGCCTCAGAATGCTCTAAAACAGATGGCCCACAAAACTTTAAGCAGGAGGATACGAAAGAAATACCATTGACACTGTCCCAAGGAGATAAGACTTGGTGTGATAGTTTCTATGAGAGTGACTGCAAGTCAGAGAATCGGGAAAATTctacaggaaaagaggaagaaaaacccaGTGACCCAGGAGAACATGCCAATGCGTCTGACCAGCAGAATTCCTCCTTCAAAGACAAACGTCATAAATGCTTTGAATGTTGGAAAAGCTTCAATAATAGTTCTCATTTGCGTGCTCACCAGAGGACCCACTCAGGAGAAAAACCTTATAAATGCTTTGAGTGTGGGAAATGCTTCAGTAACAGCTCTCACCTGATCCAGCATCTGAGaacacacacaggagagaagccctacCAGTGCGGGGAATGTGGGAAAAACTTCAGTAACACCTCCCATCTTGTTATCCACGAGAGGACTCACACGGGAGAGAAGCCCTATAAGTGCCCCGAATGCGAGAAGAGTTTCAGCAGCAGCTCTCACCTTATTCAGCACTACAGGATACACACTGGGGAAAAACCGTATGAGTGTCCCGTCTGTGGGAAATGCTTCAGCCACAGCTACGTCCTAATAGAACATCAGAGGACTCACACTGGGGAAAAACCTTACAAGTGCTCAGATTGTGGGAAGGGTTTCAGTCAGAGTTCCAGCGTGATTCGCCACCAGCGGACACACACAGGCGAGAAACCCTACAGATGTAGTGAATGCGGCAAAAGCTTTGGTTGTAATTCTACCCTAATAAAGCATCAGAGAGTACACACGGaagtctgttcagaaagtatccagccatgtaatacaacaaatagagacatttattga